Proteins from a genomic interval of Papaver somniferum cultivar HN1 chromosome 4, ASM357369v1, whole genome shotgun sequence:
- the LOC113276086 gene encoding coilin-like, whose protein sequence is MDSVRLRLVFNDHKTILDNSQKTLGLKRCWSLLKPEFETISDFESHLIHTFRLHKSCPNGLLLSMDGFVLPHFESTNILKDKDIIRVKKKVREDVFRILDDQEDVYEVLGDQNVLSGVKLLALDEIEKENRGYKSEEEDSKSDIPGTDFVVDRTPLPGKAISKKRKLSKKVQGTKKRIKCNSPQNDESVPAEDAGNNVSMEPEEGDNNNTRVPSGKSSQKKKRSSKKTGKLKKVKASQLDDTIKKTMESIVSDESDDQHQENGAQNLEKIRTSEGVNKLTSRSSRRKKAKRKWKQEQAISVKNEAFQSLLPVKPVQTKPSQSLPVKVTYKEAEIVPVVVKPGHIRFEPLDEDEVAQRIHNPEENFQWNGATNKKKGQKWGQEKTTMSRSNNYKDPWEEAVEKLPCERKLVQTSIDFEKLKPVSSFPKEGDVVAYRVLELSSSWCPELSPFRVGKVSSCDSVTNRVVLVPVPEYPIVSGEMEETDVPQVDASLYNDDGSLEIEFALLSDVRILNSESSHAPTEAANNQNEASVTAKEATSGFRVNRVRNSQFSENGGSANAWEEISQALNDKKTQLSKNNGWNKNEGPERSSWWTYRAMRSTALGPTMTRLRAGNELSA, encoded by the exons ATGGATTCTGTAAGGCTTCGATTGGTATTCAATGATCATAAAACTATACTCGACAACTCTCAGAAAACCCTCGGTCTTAAACGATGTTGGTCACTTCTTAAACCAGAATTTGAAACCATTTCTGACTTCGAGTCTCATCTGATCCATACTTTCCGACTACACAAATCTTGCCCTAATGGCCTTCTCCTCTCT atgGATGGATTTGTTTTGCCCCATTTTGAATCAACCAACATTCTTAAAGATAAAGATATTATCAG AGTCAAGAAGAAAGTGCGGGAAGATGTTTTTAGGATACTTGATGATCAGGAGGATGTTTATGAAGTTCTAGGAGACCAGAATGTACTTTCAGGGGTTAAACTTTTAGCTCTTGATGAGATTGAAAAGGAAAATAGGGGTTacaaaagtgaagaagaagactcTAAAAGTGATATCCCTGGGACGGATTTTGTTGTTGACAGAACTCCCCTGCCTGGCAAAGCTATCTCGAAGAAGCGGAAGTTGTCGAAGAAAGTCCAGGGCACCAA GAAGCGGATTAAATGTAATAGCCCTCAGAATGATGAAAGTGTACCAGCCGAGGATGCTGGAAATAATGTGAGTATGGAGCCAGAGGAAGGCGATAACAATAACACCAGGGTGCCATCTGGtaaatcatctcagaaaaagaaaAGGTCTTCCAAGAAAACTGGCAagttgaagaaagtgaaggccaGTCAACTTGATGATACGATTAAAAAAACAATGGAGTCTATTGTCAGTGACGAGAG TGATGATCAACATCAGGAAAATGGTGCACAAAATCTGGAAAAGATTCGTACTTCCGAAGGCGTGAACAAG TTGACTAGCAGAAGTTCTAGGCGTAAAAAGGCCAAAAGAAAGTGGAAGCAGGAACAGGCCATCTCAGTAAAGAATGAG GCATTTCAGAGCCTTTTACCTGTGAAACCCGTGCAGACTAAACCTTCACAATCTTTACCTGTGAAAGTTACTTATAAAGAAGCTGAAATTGTTCCCGTAGTGGTTAAGCCAGGCCACATCCGTTTTGAACCCCTTGATGAAG ATGAGGTGGCTCAGCGAATTCATAATCCTGAG GAAAACTTCCAGTGGAATGGCGCCACCAACAAGAAGAAGGGACAGAAGTGGGGTCAAGAGAAAACTACAATGTCTAGAAGCAACAATTATAAAGATCCATGGGAGGAAGCTGTTGAGAAGCTTCCTTGTGAAAGGAAGCTTGTTCAAACTTCCATTGACTTTGAGAAGCTGAAGCCAGTATCGAGCTTCCCTAAG GAAGGTGATGTGGTTGCATATCGTGTGCTAGAGTTATCTTCGTCTTGGTGCCCGGAGCTTTCACCTTTTCGA GTTGGAAAAGTATCATCATGTGACTCTGTGACCAATAGGGTTGTGCTGGTACCTGTTCCTGAGTATCCAATTGTTTCTGGCGAAATGGAAGAGACAGATGTACCACAAGTAGATGCCTCCTTGTACAATGATGACGGCTCTTTAGAG ATTGAATTTGCATTACTTTCAGATGTGCGTATTCTCAACTCTGAAAGCTCGcatgctccaactgaagctgccaaTAACCAGAATGAAGCTTCTGTAACTGCTAAAGAGGCAACATCAGGTTTTCGTGTTAACAGAGTCCGTAATAGTCAATTCTCAG AAAATGGAGGATCGGCAAATGCCTGGGAAGAAATTAGTCAGGCATTGAACGATAAGAAGACACAGCTGTCAAAGAACAATGGCTGGAACAAAAACGAGGGGCCCGAAAGAAGTTCGTGGTGGACGTACAGGGCGATGAGAAGTACCGCTTTGGGCCCAACCATGACCAGATTGAGAGCTGGGAATGAGCTATCAGCTTGA